The following DNA comes from Bactrocera neohumeralis isolate Rockhampton unplaced genomic scaffold, APGP_CSIRO_Bneo_wtdbg2-racon-allhic-juicebox.fasta_v2 cluster11, whole genome shotgun sequence.
gaattttcttctttcttctttgcAACAACGACGAACGTCATCCACTGGACTGCAGGCAAATGCGGTTGAGGCCAGTAAAACTGACTTTGAGTCCTTCCATTGTACAACGACAACTTTGTCATTTGGATCACAAAATTCCTCCATATCtcctctttttatatttttgttgttggtcaAACTGACACATTTTATGCGGTTTCGCATAATTGTTCCAGTTCCGTAAATTCCATTTTTCAGAAGCTTTTCTAACAGCGGCAAAGTAGTAAagtatctgtcaaaaaatacttttgaccCTTCTGTTAAGGTTTGTGTCAAACGCAAAACAAATGCGGGACCGATTCCAATATTTTCCTCTGGTAGAGGTGTTGTCTTGCCCTGATAAATCTCGAAATCGAGAACAAGTCCATCTGATGTGGTCAATACTTCGTTTTTCAATCCAATGCCTCTGGGTTTGTTAGGCAAACTTTGACGAACTGGACAACGACCAGTAAAGGGTATCATTTGTTCGTCTATGGAATATGCTCCCCCCCTTTTTCTTGGAATTTTCAAACAGGCATTCTGCCCTGCATCAATAATTGGTTGCACTCTCCAAAAAATATTGAGTCTTCATTGGGTTTCAGGAACGTCGCTTGGAAAAACGACGTGGAATACTTCTCTTAACTTAAAAAATCTGTCGCGAGTCATTGTTTCCGCTACCagtggaattttaaatttgttctgCCAATACATTCGAATTCTAGGAAAGTAAATGCAACCCATTGCAATGTGcattccaaaaaagtttttgatttccTTAGTGGTTGTTTTTAACATGCCATTCGCATGTTCGTATCTATTAGTGCAACTAACcgcattttcgaaaaatacgTTATCAAAGTATTTAGcgaaatattctagaggtgtcgGCGTATCTACTGCATAGTCCTGCAAAATCAAATCGTATCCAAAGTGAAATTCAAAGTATTTGAAGAAAACTTGCTACAATTTTTCAACTTACAACTTCCTCTGCAACAGGCATATCGATAATTGGTTGGCAAAAATGTTTCCTTCTCCAAATCAGTCGACGACTTGAACTCTGTAACAGTGTCTATCAGAAGGTGCATCTAAAAATCACACCATCATACTAAccggttcaatatttttttcgtgaCCTAAGTCAGGAAGCACTGCACCTACGTTTCCTTCAATATCTGCTTCTTCCTCGCCTTCACTGTCGGTGCTGTCCGATGGCTCATAATTTTTGTCTCGTTCTTCATCATCGCTACAAAAATCGGGGGCGTCTGAGGCATCTAGCACTGCCAAAATATCATCATCTGTAAGCATTTCTTTGAAATGAAATGCAAGAAAAAGCACTTGTGTTTAGTTACTTAAGACCTGATACGCACAATTGATGCACTTGTTGAAAAGTACGGCTAAAACATACTTACTTTGCATTGAATCACTCCtgttcattttaaatattagatTTTACTTAGGGTATTCCATCAAACTCATAAATGCCTCATAAAATTCGTAAACTCGTAAAATTCTGTGCCTTATAAATGAGCTgtcaaaatttgtatgaaaaaaagtttacgcGTTTCGTATAAAACTATGAGGCAAATTCGACGCGTATTTGCTTCATAAActgatattttgttttagtattgccattacacaaaaattatttacatttagtgcttcaaaaaagtaaagtttttaGTGCAGGCAACACTActtgcaaagaaaaaaagaacGGTCAAACAAGTGTGCTTgatgcaaaattttgtttaatttaaagaaataaaaaccatCTGAAACCTTTGTATAATGAGTGCATCAGTAAGTATTACTTAAATTTCTCGTGAagatgaaaattgcagaaatacattttatattcaggaatTAGAAGAAAAGGTCAAAGCTAAGCGCTTCCGGGCAGCACCAACACATCATTGGAGTAGTGAGCAAACTAGAAGCCTTTTAGAGGAAGTGCGCGGAGAAATAAAAGACCGCCCGGAGTCATTTGAGGTTcgtatcttatttttttttttcattggcttataaatgcaaaatttttttttatacagaagcctattgcacaaaaattttattcgaaaatatctGCTAAGTGCCCTTTGCTCGCAAACATTAATTGGAAAGTGATGAAGAGCAAAATGcgctatttaattaaaaatggattaaatGGCGCTGGATTAATTAAAAATGGAGAAGAAGAAAGCGTTAAGGgtattttatttcctttgtcttttaaatacgaaattaaattaaaccaaatttcgcagactacattcaaaatatttgtccCTTCTTCGAAATACTGGACGAGATTTTTGGGCTCAGAAAGGGCGTGAACCCTACGGTTATAATTGAGAGTAGCAATATAGAAGTCCTCTATGAAGACAGCGAGgaggtttttttatttgataatgtTGATGATATTTCAAATAGTTGCTCGAGTTCACGTATATCAGCCAGTACTCCTATTCCGCCCAATACTCCACAGCCAGACGTTCATTTATCACTGGAATTATCATCGAACAATGCAAGCAGCTTCAACGGCGACTCAGAGattgagaatttaaaaaaaagaatgacATAGAAACACAGCCTAAAGAAAAAGCATAATCCAAATGCAAACTCTGCCGGCGTATTACAAGGAATGCTTGAAGCAAAATTGGACTTGGAGAAGCAAAAATTTGACtggatgaaagaaaaagaaaaacaggaATTGGAGATGAAAAAGCTAGAAATTGAAAGTGATGAACGACTTGCTTCGGCGAAAGTGAAATTCGAAAATGAAAGAGAAGAAAAACTCAAAATGTACGAACTagagttaaaatataaaaaagcataAGAACTTTTTAATCCTCACATATATTTTGTGTCTTTAAAgattacatatattcaaataaagAAGACCTTAACAGTTTATAAtgctttaaaatatgaaatcaaattaaaagttGTTAATTTAAGGCATTTTGGTTGCTGGCTTTCGCCGACAGCAATAGCTTTCAACCATATTGTTTGGCTTTTCCAAGTCATCGTAGGGTAAGGGCAGGATGTGAgggttttgttaaattttgcaaacctaaaattaatatacaggTTATTTTTCGCAATGATATAAAAAGAAGAATACTAAATTacctgaaaaaatttaaaaattatttaatgttgacatttcatttaaaatttttattatggcTCGTCTCTTGTGTTCTAAGACTGGAAACTGTTGGAATTGGTTCTCATTCACATCATCATTGTCAAAACTATCTTCTAAGTTTTCGATTTCAAATGTATCACCATTTTCCTGCTCAATTATAATGTTATGTAGAATGGCGCAAACAAGAACACACCGGCAAGCAAGCCTTACACTTGCGTCATCTttaatttggatttttaattCTTTGAGGAAGTTAAACCTTTCCTTCAAAATTCCAAAGCAATTTTCAATACGCACACGATACTTGGAATGGGTATTGTTGAACTCATTTCTTTGTTGCAAAGTGCAATCGTTGGAATTTGTTCTAAATGGGGTTATAACCGTATTCGTTAATTTATACGCACTATCGGCTGCTATCCATTCATCGCCGCTTTAATGATTCGATGGTTTCAATGCCAATTCACAGTTATTATAGATTCTGCTATCGTGAACGCTACCTGGATATCCTAGAACCATGTGACGGACTCTCAGTTTATAATCACATACTGCTTGAACTTTTAGAGAATATACATGCTTAGGGCGAAAAATATGACTCGGGATCTTCGCTAGGTTTTTCAGCTAGTTTGATTTCTGTGCCACCAACATATCCTATACAATGCGGcaattcaaaaaaagtatttctgaCAATACTTTGCCGCTCTTTAGCATCAGGCCAATACAAAAacctttgctttatttttaatattgcttgAAAGACTCGCTCAGTAACTCTTTGAATGGTTCCTCCATCACCTATCCCAAAAAAACTAGCAATTTTTGCAACTGATGCACCTTCTCCATTACAACCGAGACGATATAAAACAATGGCGAGTTGCATAGCAACGGGAAATTGTTTGCCGGAACTTGCTCCGTTAATGAGAACATCATCTTCTATCAGTTTTagtacaatttcaaaatttgcccgaTTCATTCTAACAAATTGTTGAAACCGGTTTTCGTCTAAATTTGGCAAAATATCATAAAAGAATTGTTTGGATTTTGGCACAGAGTCTTTCAAGGTCGGAATCGAATAGTGAAAGCTGAGGACAGTAAGTTTTGAATATGCCCATTCTTCAAGGATTTCATCTTCCACTTCTTCTTGATTTCGTTCTGTAAATATAAACGAAATCATTGAAATGCGTGCATTCTCTCAGAAAGTAATTAAGCAAACCATCacttgaaaaaaagaaaaggtacACAATAATCAGCACAATCGATGCATTTCGGCCTTTTTaacatatgtgcataaatagTAGAGATTTTGACATTGAAACTTGACCGCACAATTGATGCATCACGGTCTGAAAGGGATAAAGCATCAGCTACTAAATTATCTTTTCCTGGTTTATAGTGCAGTTTGGCATTATATTCTTCAATGAAAGCTTTCCATCGCTTTATTTTTGGATTTGGGTTACGATCAGACACCGCGAAGGTTAGGGGTTGATGATCTGTGTAAATGTTTAATTCCCTAACGCCGTACAAATAATGTGGAAGGGTTTTAAGAGCTCATACGATTGCCAGAAGCTCTCGCTCGTTTGTTGCAAAGTGTTCTTCCTTTTTGTCAAGGGTTCTGGAAATCATTGTAAACGGTCTCTCCCCTTGAGAAAGGACCGCACCTAGGGcgtgtgaagaagcatcagtgGTTAGGTCGAAAGCCTTTCTAAAGTCCGGATAGGCTAACATAACATCTTCTGATGTTAGTATActcttcaatttattaaatgcaTTCACTTGTTCCTGGtcaaatgatatttcaatttttttttattgagaggCCGACACTTTGCCAAATTCGCCCCTAAGGATACTAGTTATTGGTTCAGCAATTTTTGCATAGTCACGAACGAAGCATCTTTAATACCCAGCCATTCCTAAAAAGGACCTAACACCTCTCAATGTTGTTGGCTGTGGGAAGTTTTGGATTGCTTCAATTTTCTGCGGGCATGTTTTTATTCCTCCTTTTGATATTAGAAATTCGTGGTATTCAAGTTCtgccttaaaaaattttgatttctctacagaaactttcatatttgcttcAAGCAAACTCACTAAAATAGCCTCTACGTGTTTCAAGTGGTCTTccttattttgtgaaaaaatgatCACATCATCAATATAAACAAAGCAGTACTTGCCAATGTGTTCCCTAAGAACGTCGTCTATTGGCCTCTGAAAAATGCTAGGTGCATTCTTAAGGTCAAAGGGAAGGCGGCAGAATTCGTACTTCCCATTACACACAGAGAAAGCGGTTTTTTCACGATCACGTTCGGCGAGCTCAATTTGATGAAACCCCGACTTAAGGTCCAAGGTTGTGAAGAGCTGGGCTTTTCCCAAGTTTGATAATATTACCCCTACGTTTGGTATGGGATATGAGTCTTCAATGGTTTTTTCGTTCAATTTTCGGAAATCAATTACTAATCTTTTCCTTTTAACTCCGTTCTCATCGAAACCCTTTTTGTCCACCACCCAAATAGGATTGTTGTATGGCGACCGCGAACGTCGGATAATATCATTTTGGAGGAGATcctctatttttgtttttacaaaatctGCGACTCCCATTGGGTATGGGCAGAACTTTGCGTAAGTCGGCTCATTATTCCTAGTACGGATTGTGGCCACAATATTAGTGTTGTATGGTAGTTTTTCGTTTGGGTCAGCAAAAACTCCTGAAACGCGCTCTAACATACCATTAAATTCCCCTTTTATGCTCACCGGGACTGACTCGGTATGGAGCTGGAGATGACTAACATCTTGACCCTGGAGAAAATGAATAATTTCCTTACCAGAGTTGTATtcgataattttgtttttcaaattaatattggCTTGAACCTTGTTCAGCAAGTCCAAACCTACTATTCCATCAAAGAGAGTTAGATTTGGCAGGACAAAAAATTCAGATACCACTCCAAACAAGTGTACCTtgcatttttttccaatattggTGAATCCATAAATGGATTTCACCGTG
Coding sequences within:
- the LOC126766182 gene encoding uncharacterized protein LOC126766182 — its product is MSASELEEKVKAKRFRAAPTHHWSSEQTRSLLEEVRGEIKDRPESFEKPIAQKFYSKISAKCPLLANINWKVMKSKMRYLIKNGLNGAGLIKNGEEESVKDYIQNICPFFEILDEIFGLRKGVNPTVIIESSNIEVLYEDSEEVFLFDNVDDISNSCSSSRISASTPIPPNTPQPDVHLSLELSSNNASSFNGDSEIENLKKRMT